CGGGGTCTAGGCTCAGAACAGAAAAAAGGCCGCGTCAGACGACACGGCCGGAGTTTTTCTTGGGAGGAAACACCCTGGAAGGAGGGTGGGACGCCGAAGCGTCTGTAGCCCATCTATGCACGATGGACCGGATCGCAAGCGCTGCCGTTCCCTTTGCGTTCCGCGACACTCTGTCGTTCACTGGCGGACCGAGTCGCGGAGAGCCCCATGACTGAAACCCTTTCCGCCGCCCAGGCGCGCCGCATCGCCCTGGCCGCGCAGGGCTTTGGGGCCACGCCGGGAGCCCTTGGCGCGACAGCCTTTCGCCGGACGGCGCGCAGGCTCGGCGTGATCCAGATCGACAGCGTCAATGTGGTGACCCGTACCCACTATCTGCCCGCCTTCTCGCGTCTGGGCGCCTATCCGCGCGACCTGCTGGAGAGCGAGGCCTGGGGCAGGAAGCGCAGCCTTTTCGAATACTGGGGGCATGAGGCCTCGCTGCTGCCGGTGGAGACCCAGCCCCTGTTCCGCTGGCGGATGGCGGCCGCCGAGGCGGGCGAGGGCATCTGGGGCTCCATCGCCCGCTTCGGTCACGAGAAGAGCGACTATGTCGACGGCATACTGAGGGAGATCGAGAAACGGCGCGGCGTCACCGGCGGCGACTTCGCCACAGGGCCGCGCGGGGCGCCCGGCTGGTGGGAATGGTCGGATGGCAAGCGGGCGCTGGAGTGGCTGTTCTGGACCGGACGGATCACCACCCTGACCCGGCGCGGCTTCGAACGGGTCTATGACCTGCCCGAACGCGCCCTGCCCCGCGCCGTGGTCGAGGCGCCGACGCCGAGCCCTGAGGACGCCCAGCGCGAACTGGTGCGTATCTCGGCCCGGGCCATGGGGATCGCCACGGCCGCCGACCTGCGCGACTATTTCCGCCTGCCGCTGGCCGACAGCCGGGCGCGGATCCACGAACTGG
The genomic region above belongs to Brevundimonas goettingensis and contains:
- a CDS encoding winged helix-turn-helix domain-containing protein, with translation MTETLSAAQARRIALAAQGFGATPGALGATAFRRTARRLGVIQIDSVNVVTRTHYLPAFSRLGAYPRDLLESEAWGRKRSLFEYWGHEASLLPVETQPLFRWRMAAAEAGEGIWGSIARFGHEKSDYVDGILREIEKRRGVTGGDFATGPRGAPGWWEWSDGKRALEWLFWTGRITTLTRRGFERVYDLPERALPRAVVEAPTPSPEDAQRELVRISARAMGIATAADLRDYFRLPLADSRARIHELVEAGELIAVTVKGWNKPAFLDPAARKPRRIEGAALLSPFDNLIWFRDRTERLFGVRVRLEIYTPAHKREHGYYVLPLLQDEAITARVDLKSDRKGGALLVQAAWREPDANAETPRVLAEQLRSMAGWLGLERVEVMEKGDLSAALSEALRVEAS